A region of the bacterium genome:
CCGGGGGTCGGCGCCGGTGTGAGGCTGATCGCGGCCGCTGCGATCGCCAGGCGCTGCGCCTCGGCCAGGCTGGCCAGGTAGCCGTCCTCGTCGGCGAGCCGGCCCGCGCTCGCCTCGGCCAGGGCCGCGAAGCCGAGCGTGCCGGCCGCGTAGCCGGCCAGCGCGCTCTCGGTGAGGGTGGTGGACTGCTGCAGCAGGCCGGTCTCGTAGAGCCGGATCGTCTCGGCTAGGGCGACGAGTAGGGCCTCCCGCTCGGCGACGCGCAGGGCGAGGGCCTGCTCGAGCGCCTCGAGCTCGTGGCGACGGGCGAGCTGCTCCGCCTCACTGGCGGCGAGGAGCCGGTTCTGCTTGCGCCCGGCGAAGAGCGGCAGTGTGGCGCCCAGGCTGAGCGTCCACATCGGGTCGAAGTCGCCGCCGCGGGGCATGAGCCCCGCCTTGAGGACGAGGTCGGGCCAGCGCTCGCGCGCGGCCAGGGCCCGCCCGCTCTCGGCGGCGCTGAGGGCGAGGCGCGCGGCGGCCAGCTCGGGGCTCGCCGCGCGGGAGGCGGCGAGGATCTCGGCAGGCGCCGGGCGCGGCGCCAGCGCGAGGCCGCTCGGCTCCGCGCCGATCGCGATCGGCGTGTCCAGCGGCCGGCCGCACAGGCGATTGAGCGCCTGGACCTGCTGGCGCTCGGCGGCGAGGAGCAGCGCGCGGCGCTGGGCGAGGCGGCTGCCTTCCAGCTGCGCGCGCAGCAGCTCGAGCTGCGCGCCCGTGCCGGCCGCGTAGCGCGCCTCGGCGACGGCCGTGGCCTGGACCCAGAGCGACTGAAGGCGCGCGAGCAGGGCGAGCCGCGCGCGGGCGAGGCGGAGCTCGAGGTAGGCGCCGCGCACGGCGGCCTCGGTGTCGAGCGCCGCGCGCTCGAGGACGCTGGCCGCGGACTGGGCCGCGAGCGCCGCAGCCTCCTCGCGCAGGCCGCGCTTGCCGGGCCAGGGCAGGGTCTGCGCGGCCATCAGGGTCACGCTGCTCTGCTCCATGCTGCCGATCTCGAGCCGTTCGAAGCCGTCGTTCTGGAGGCCGACCTCGAGCATCGGATCGGGCAGGGCGCCCGCGGCCGGCACCCGCTCCTCGCGGGCGACCTGCTCGGCGCGGGCGGCGGCGAGCTCGGGGCGCGCCGCCAGGCTCTCGGCGATGAGCGCGGCGAGCAGAGAGTCCGCCGGCAGCGCGAGAGCCGCCGGCGGCTCGGCGCGAACGGCGCTCGCCCCGGCAATCAGGGCGAGCGCCAGACCCATCAGGCGGCTGCGCACGGTTGGCCTCAGTGCTTGCCGCCCTGCGCGCCGGGCGCGGCGATCGGGGTCAGCTTCATGCCGCAGACGGGGCAGGGCTTGGCGTCCTTGGCCGGCACGGCGATCGGGTCCATCGGGCAACCGACGAGCGGCTGCGCGACGAGGGCCGCGCGGGCCTCGGCGCCGAGGGGCGCGAGGTGCATCTCGCAGATCGGGCAGTCGAGCTTGGGATCGGCGCTGATGACGGCCGGATGCATCGGGCAGGTGTAGAGGGTCGCGGCCGTGTAGACCTGCTGCAGCGTGGCGCGGGCCGGCGCCGGTGCGGCCTCGACCGCGAGCGCCGCGGCCGAAGCCAACGCGAGGCCGATGAGCAGCGGGATGACCAGGACGCCGAGGCGGAAGGCGGACTGAGCGGACATCGCGTTTCCTTTCGCTGGCCAGCGGGCGGCAGTTCGGGCCGCGTCAAGCCGGCAGTTGCCACGTGGCAAGCGCAATGGCCGTGCCACCGCAGTGGAGACGCTCGGGCCTTGCAGGACAAGACCTTGGCGCCGGCGAACGCCGCGGACCGGGGTCGCAGGGCAAGGGCCTTTCAATCGCGAGGGAAGGAGCTTTCAGCGGCGGCGCTAGCGCCGCTCTTTCAGGCCGTA
Encoded here:
- a CDS encoding TolC family protein produces the protein MRSRLMGLALALIAGASAVRAEPPAALALPADSLLAALIAESLAARPELAAARAEQVAREERVPAAGALPDPMLEVGLQNDGFERLEIGSMEQSSVTLMAAQTLPWPGKRGLREEAAALAAQSAASVLERAALDTEAAVRGAYLELRLARARLALLARLQSLWVQATAVAEARYAAGTGAQLELLRAQLEGSRLAQRRALLLAAERQQVQALNRLCGRPLDTPIAIGAEPSGLALAPRPAPAEILAASRAASPELAAARLALSAAESGRALAARERWPDLVLKAGLMPRGGDFDPMWTLSLGATLPLFAGRKQNRLLAASEAEQLARRHELEALEQALALRVAEREALLVALAETIRLYETGLLQQSTTLTESALAGYAAGTLGFAALAEASAGRLADEDGYLASLAEAQRLAIAAAAISLTPAPTPGVSLAAPAMGGMAAMPAAPARGEAMTDQASPAPPGAASPAPTPMPGM